The following proteins are encoded in a genomic region of Arcobacter cloacae:
- a CDS encoding M20/M25/M40 family metallo-hydrolase: MKDIIEIFKTITKIPRCSGTHTPFIKYMQELSKELGYLCLIDETNNILCKKENSKAKLAFQSHYDIVCLSDNCVPQIIQDGDLLKAIDSTLGSDNGIGCAYMIALMYEDYDGEFLFTSDEEIGLIGANNLSLPLNASYMLNLDSEEEGEICIGCAGGVDIFGTNYNKKIVPNTQNLDLYEITIGKLQGGHSGVDIDKNIPNGIKLIAKTIKECNGKLLDINGGERINSIPVNVKAIIASSTYPISSHENMIINKINTKSEHLNIYDDKIIDFIYDFQNGVRAMNNELNVVQTSINLAIIKTGIDGITIELSGRSMDNDDLKNLKNETIEMLKNYNFEVTTNGKYPAWKPDINEFTSKVLEIYKEFNENASLEAIHAGLECAIFKDKYQHIKVASIGPTINFPHSKKEQVSIKSVENVYKIVKKIASQMK; encoded by the coding sequence TTGAAAGATATAATAGAAATTTTTAAAACAATAACAAAAATTCCAAGATGCTCAGGAACTCACACACCATTTATAAAATATATGCAAGAGTTATCAAAAGAGTTAGGATATTTGTGTTTAATTGATGAAACTAATAATATTTTATGTAAAAAAGAGAACTCAAAAGCAAAACTAGCTTTTCAATCTCACTATGATATTGTTTGTTTAAGTGATAATTGTGTTCCACAAATAATTCAAGATGGAGATTTATTAAAAGCTATTGATTCAACACTTGGAAGTGATAATGGAATTGGTTGTGCTTATATGATTGCTTTAATGTATGAAGATTATGATGGTGAATTTTTATTTACAAGTGATGAAGAGATTGGTCTAATTGGAGCAAATAATTTAAGTTTACCACTAAATGCCTCTTATATGTTAAATCTTGATAGTGAAGAAGAAGGTGAAATTTGTATAGGTTGCGCAGGTGGAGTTGATATTTTTGGAACAAATTATAATAAAAAAATAGTTCCAAATACGCAGAATCTTGATTTATATGAAATAACAATAGGAAAACTTCAAGGTGGACACAGTGGTGTTGATATAGATAAAAATATTCCAAATGGTATAAAACTAATTGCAAAAACCATAAAAGAATGCAATGGAAAACTTTTAGATATAAATGGAGGTGAGAGAATCAACTCAATTCCAGTAAATGTAAAAGCAATAATTGCAAGTTCAACTTACCCTATTTCTAGCCATGAAAATATGATAATAAATAAAATAAATACAAAATCTGAACACTTAAATATCTACGATGATAAAATAATCGATTTTATCTATGACTTTCAAAATGGCGTAAGAGCTATGAATAATGAATTAAATGTAGTTCAAACTTCAATAAATCTAGCAATCATAAAAACAGGAATTGATGGAATAACAATAGAATTAAGTGGTCGTTCTATGGATAATGATGATTTAAAAAATCTAAAAAATGAAACAATAGAAATGCTAAAAAACTACAATTTTGAAGTTACAACAAATGGAAAATATCCAGCATGGAAACCAGATATAAATGAATTTACCTCAAAAGTTTTGGAAATCTATAAAGAGTTTAATGAAAATGCCTCACTAGAAGCAATCCACGCAGGACTTGAATGTGCAATATTTAAAGACAAATATCAACACATAAAAGTAGCATCAATTGGACCTACTATAAACTTCCCTCACTCTAAAAAAGAACAAGTTTCTATAAAATCAGTAGAAAATGTTTATAAAATAGTGAAAAAAATAGCTTCACAGATGAAGTAA